In Symmachiella dynata, the following are encoded in one genomic region:
- a CDS encoding mechanosensitive ion channel family protein, whose product MIALSTHGLSAQETEAIDQAQPADPQPPVEEPQTDEATLATPDKVNVEQIVGDDAIEARLQRILEATEWFENPQVQVEDGIVFLAGSTQNEKYREWAGKVAGNTQDVVAVVNRVNVVTPSIWDMSPMWVVLKDLTRTTVQSIPLLIIAVLILGITWILLKLTVLIADKSVLKRVDNNLLREVARKALAIPVALVGLYLVLKVSGMTRLAMTVLGGTGLVGLVIGFAFRDIAENFLASILLSVQNPFRYGDLIEVAGYLGYVQRVNTRGTLLMTMEGNHVQIPNSTIYKETIKNYSANPNCRFDFGIGIGYDVPITRAQEAAMNILADHPAVLKDPEPQVLVEKLGAATVNLRVFAWVNAQKHSWIKVRSSLIRLVKSGFESQGFEMPDEQREVIFPNGVPILGAVTASQDDDPHKLPESRGNGQPQRLVATESEQLTNSAEGALASEEETVRQQARQSRDPEDGSTDLLETQAKVSPQNP is encoded by the coding sequence ATGATTGCATTGTCCACACACGGTCTTTCGGCACAGGAAACCGAGGCAATCGACCAAGCACAGCCCGCCGACCCACAGCCACCGGTCGAAGAACCCCAGACCGACGAGGCGACACTCGCCACGCCTGACAAAGTCAATGTGGAGCAAATCGTAGGTGACGACGCGATTGAAGCGAGACTGCAACGGATCCTCGAAGCGACGGAATGGTTTGAAAACCCGCAAGTCCAAGTCGAAGATGGAATTGTCTTTCTCGCCGGATCGACGCAAAACGAGAAGTATCGCGAATGGGCTGGGAAGGTCGCCGGCAACACGCAAGACGTCGTTGCTGTCGTCAATCGCGTCAATGTTGTGACTCCCTCAATCTGGGATATGTCTCCCATGTGGGTGGTTTTAAAGGATCTCACCCGCACCACTGTGCAATCCATACCGTTGCTCATCATTGCTGTGCTCATTCTCGGCATCACATGGATACTTCTGAAACTCACAGTGCTTATCGCCGACAAATCTGTGCTGAAACGTGTGGACAACAATCTCTTGCGCGAGGTCGCGCGCAAGGCGTTGGCCATCCCGGTTGCTTTGGTGGGTCTGTATCTGGTGTTAAAGGTTTCCGGCATGACCCGCCTAGCAATGACGGTTCTTGGCGGGACCGGCCTGGTTGGACTTGTAATTGGCTTTGCATTTCGGGATATCGCCGAAAACTTTTTGGCCAGCATTTTGTTGAGCGTGCAAAACCCGTTTCGCTATGGCGATCTCATCGAAGTGGCCGGCTATCTGGGATATGTCCAACGCGTTAACACCCGGGGAACGTTGTTGATGACCATGGAAGGCAATCATGTACAAATTCCGAACTCGACAATCTACAAGGAAACCATCAAGAATTATTCAGCGAACCCCAATTGCCGTTTCGATTTCGGCATTGGAATTGGATACGACGTACCGATTACGCGCGCTCAAGAAGCTGCAATGAATATCCTCGCCGACCATCCCGCTGTCTTGAAGGACCCCGAGCCGCAGGTACTCGTGGAAAAACTCGGTGCTGCGACTGTGAACTTGCGAGTATTTGCTTGGGTGAATGCGCAGAAGCATAGCTGGATTAAAGTCAGGTCGTCTCTGATCCGCTTAGTCAAAAGCGGCTTTGAAAGTCAGGGATTTGAAATGCCCGATGAACAGCGCGAAGTCATCTTTCCCAATGGTGTCCCGATTCTTGGAGCGGTAACAGCCTCCCAAGATGACGATCCGCACAAATTGCCAGAATCCCGTGGCAATGGTCAGCCTCAGCGGCTAGTCGCAACTGAATCCGAACAACTGACAAACTCAGCCGAGGGCGCGTTGGCCAGTGAAGAAGAAACAGTCAGGCAACAGGCGCGTCAGTCACGTGACCCAGAAGATGGAAGCACTGACCTCCTCGAAACCCAAGCCAAAGTATCGCCGCAAAATCCATAA
- a CDS encoding class I SAM-dependent methyltransferase encodes MSELHTNKASWPADWLRFVRGFLANPNKVASIVPSSQYLQHRISLLPCVQSAEFVIELGPGTGETTLALLRRMPPTSQLLCIEIVPEFVEHLQQIRDPRLNVVQGNALDLAEILAERNLPMPNTVVSGIPFSHLSLTEGRELVRIIHSVLAPQGTFLAYQFRDRISELADEVFGEPQTSFVFWNIPPLRIWQWEKSSQSPPIAAPKYHESVPMASINDLT; translated from the coding sequence ATGTCTGAATTGCACACAAACAAAGCGTCGTGGCCGGCGGATTGGCTGCGATTTGTACGTGGGTTTCTTGCCAATCCCAATAAGGTGGCCTCCATCGTGCCGAGCTCACAATATCTGCAGCACCGGATTAGTTTGCTGCCGTGCGTTCAATCAGCAGAATTTGTTATCGAACTCGGCCCGGGCACGGGCGAAACTACGTTGGCCTTGCTCCGCCGGATGCCGCCAACGAGTCAGTTGTTGTGCATCGAGATCGTTCCTGAATTTGTCGAACATTTACAGCAGATCCGCGATCCGCGACTGAATGTCGTTCAGGGGAATGCTTTAGACCTTGCCGAGATTTTGGCCGAGCGGAATTTACCGATGCCCAATACCGTTGTTTCCGGGATTCCCTTTTCTCACCTTTCGCTGACAGAAGGCCGGGAATTGGTACGGATCATCCATTCTGTTCTTGCTCCGCAAGGCACGTTTCTCGCCTACCAATTTCGCGACCGAATCAGTGAACTGGCCGACGAAGTCTTCGGCGAACCCCAGACTTCGTTCGTTTTCTGGAACATTCCACCACTGCGCATCTGGCAATGGGAAAAGTCCAGTCAAAGCCCCCCAATTGCAGCTCCCAAATATCATGAATCCGTTCCCATGGCTAGCATCAATGATCTGACCTAA
- a CDS encoding PAS domain S-box protein, which produces MKIKPRSTFASYGLAVVFTGLATGLQLLAHPYFGGAVPYIPFCLAVFATALIAKAGPTLLAILLSDLAVLAWFLPPPDSLLPADTAGWLGLMLFSLFGICVAILSDGRRHKTEQFQGERERFLATLSSIEDGVIVTDSNGQVTFLNTVAEGITGTGNAAAQGKPLDVIFRLINESSRQPIENLVDRADREGHDIGLSDQSLLIADDGTEKAIEGTVAPIRTQVGKFAGCVIVYRDVTERRRLEREGATSVETSRLLAAIITSSNDAIISKSLDGMIQSWNTAAERIFGFTAEQAIGHHISILIPAERAEEENRIIAQLRKGQRVEHFDTVRLRSDGQRVFVSLTISPVRNAEGQIIGASKIARDITKQKKAEERLRESEERFIQLGNAIPQMAWMAQPDGHIDWYNDRWYEYTGTTFQEMEGWGWQSVPAPNVLPEVMQRWQKALESGEPFNMVFPLRGADGEFRPFLTQVLPFRNGEGKITRWFGTNTDISAIKRTEDELREARSRLESTLAAAEIGTWEFDAVKNTVRADPNLARMFDVSLEDEASNALESYLKAIHPDDQKRVTEGIEQAIKAGSTYENEFRIVGSGNEVRWVVARGRVERDNTGQAIRLPGVAMDISERKQVEKALQESKEQFRLALDSAELGTWSVNPATYHLTCDERFRIIFHGCADPITYDQAIAAIHPDDQQRIRDAVAKAIRPDNPARYAQEYRIVQPNGTNRWVFAKGRANFEPTDAGQRLVSFDGTLMDITQQRKMQEELRELASRLAETDRRKDEFLATLAHELRNPLAPIRTGLEIMKSVMDDPETMEDIRCTMERQTQQLIMLVDDLLDVSRISKGKLKLRKCRVKLADVIQSAVEASNSFIDESNHKLITDIPSEPIYLNADPNRLAQVVSNLLNNSIKYTPEGGRIRLSAERQENDVVVSVEDNGLGIPAEMLDRIFEMFAQIDRPQEKGYTGLGIGLSLVKSLVELHQGQIEVHSEGIGKGSLFSVRLPIHIETHAEEPTLSRIDQTATESTNRKVLVVDDNKAGAKMLSMIVKMLGNDVRKAYDGQEGIEVAEDFLPDVILMDIGMPKMNGYEAARYIRQQPWGNKIMLVALTGWGQDEDKQKTKAAGFDHHLVKPAEPAAIQELLENVNSNPKP; this is translated from the coding sequence ATGAAAATCAAACCACGGTCCACCTTCGCCAGCTACGGTTTGGCGGTAGTCTTCACAGGACTGGCCACGGGACTACAACTTCTGGCTCATCCCTATTTTGGTGGTGCTGTCCCATACATTCCCTTTTGTCTAGCGGTTTTTGCTACTGCCTTAATAGCCAAAGCGGGCCCCACGTTACTTGCTATTCTCTTGAGCGACCTGGCAGTCCTTGCTTGGTTTCTTCCGCCGCCAGATTCGCTTCTTCCGGCCGACACAGCTGGTTGGCTGGGATTGATGCTCTTCAGTCTCTTCGGAATCTGTGTGGCGATTTTGAGTGACGGAAGAAGACACAAAACGGAGCAATTCCAAGGTGAACGCGAACGTTTCTTGGCCACGCTCTCGAGCATTGAAGATGGCGTGATCGTCACGGACAGCAACGGGCAGGTCACATTCCTCAACACCGTGGCGGAAGGCATCACAGGCACAGGCAACGCTGCTGCACAGGGAAAGCCGCTGGATGTCATTTTTCGCTTGATCAACGAATCATCTCGACAGCCAATTGAGAATCTCGTCGACAGGGCAGACAGGGAGGGGCACGATATCGGTCTGTCCGATCAGAGTCTGTTGATCGCGGACGATGGCACGGAAAAAGCGATTGAAGGGACTGTCGCCCCCATCCGCACTCAAGTCGGAAAATTTGCTGGGTGCGTGATTGTGTATCGGGACGTGACCGAGCGGCGACGACTGGAACGGGAAGGCGCAACAAGCGTAGAGACCTCCCGGCTCTTGGCAGCCATCATCACATCTTCAAATGATGCGATCATCAGCAAGTCACTGGATGGCATGATTCAGAGTTGGAACACCGCCGCCGAGCGAATCTTTGGTTTTACTGCAGAGCAGGCAATCGGTCACCACATTTCCATTTTAATCCCCGCCGAACGAGCCGAAGAAGAAAACCGGATTATTGCCCAATTGCGAAAAGGGCAGCGTGTCGAGCATTTCGATACGGTACGGCTCAGGAGCGACGGCCAAAGGGTTTTCGTTTCGCTGACAATATCTCCGGTCAGAAATGCAGAAGGGCAAATTATCGGGGCCTCTAAGATCGCCAGAGACATCACCAAACAGAAGAAGGCTGAGGAGCGACTGCGAGAAAGCGAAGAACGATTTATCCAGCTGGGGAATGCCATCCCTCAGATGGCGTGGATGGCCCAGCCGGATGGACACATCGATTGGTATAACGACCGCTGGTACGAATATACCGGCACGACGTTTCAGGAGATGGAAGGTTGGGGTTGGCAAAGTGTGCCTGCCCCTAACGTGTTGCCAGAAGTCATGCAGCGCTGGCAGAAGGCTTTAGAATCTGGCGAACCGTTTAACATGGTCTTTCCCTTACGGGGAGCAGATGGCGAGTTCCGGCCGTTTCTCACTCAGGTTCTGCCGTTTCGCAATGGCGAAGGCAAGATCACCCGTTGGTTTGGGACGAACACAGACATCAGTGCGATCAAGCGGACCGAAGACGAACTGCGCGAAGCGCGCTCGCGTCTCGAATCCACCTTAGCGGCAGCTGAGATTGGAACCTGGGAGTTTGACGCGGTCAAGAACACTGTTCGAGCCGACCCCAACCTGGCACGCATGTTTGACGTGAGTCTTGAAGACGAGGCCAGCAATGCGCTTGAAAGTTATCTCAAGGCAATCCATCCCGATGATCAGAAACGGGTCACAGAAGGAATCGAACAGGCAATAAAAGCAGGATCAACTTACGAAAACGAATTTCGGATCGTTGGCAGTGGTAATGAAGTTCGCTGGGTTGTCGCTCGTGGTCGAGTGGAACGTGACAACACCGGGCAGGCGATCCGCCTCCCTGGTGTCGCGATGGATATTTCAGAGCGCAAGCAGGTTGAAAAAGCACTCCAAGAAAGCAAAGAACAATTTCGCTTAGCACTCGATTCCGCTGAACTTGGCACTTGGAGTGTCAATCCAGCCACCTATCATCTCACCTGTGACGAGCGGTTCCGTATCATTTTTCACGGCTGCGCCGATCCCATTACTTACGACCAGGCAATTGCCGCCATCCATCCCGACGATCAACAGCGGATCCGCGATGCTGTGGCAAAGGCAATTCGTCCCGATAACCCGGCTCGTTACGCTCAAGAATACCGGATTGTACAACCAAACGGGACCAATCGCTGGGTGTTTGCTAAAGGACGTGCAAACTTTGAGCCAACCGACGCGGGGCAGCGACTCGTCAGCTTCGACGGTACATTGATGGACATCACTCAGCAGCGGAAAATGCAGGAGGAACTCCGTGAGCTTGCGTCCCGTTTGGCCGAAACCGACCGTCGTAAAGATGAGTTTTTGGCGACGTTGGCCCATGAACTTCGTAATCCGCTGGCCCCGATTCGTACTGGGCTGGAGATCATGAAGTCCGTGATGGACGACCCCGAAACCATGGAAGACATTCGCTGCACGATGGAACGGCAGACGCAGCAGTTGATCATGTTGGTCGACGATCTCCTTGACGTGTCACGTATCAGCAAAGGTAAGCTCAAACTTCGCAAGTGCCGGGTCAAACTGGCCGATGTCATCCAGAGTGCGGTCGAAGCTTCGAATTCTTTCATTGACGAGTCCAACCACAAACTGATTACGGACATTCCCTCAGAGCCAATCTACTTGAATGCCGACCCAAATCGTTTGGCGCAGGTCGTGTCCAATCTGCTCAACAACAGTATCAAATATACTCCCGAAGGCGGACGCATTCGATTGTCCGCAGAGCGGCAAGAAAATGATGTCGTTGTTTCGGTTGAGGACAACGGCCTCGGTATTCCTGCCGAGATGCTCGACCGCATTTTCGAGATGTTCGCCCAGATCGACCGTCCACAAGAGAAAGGCTACACGGGGCTCGGCATTGGTCTTTCCCTCGTCAAATCACTGGTCGAGTTGCACCAGGGCCAGATCGAAGTTCACAGCGAAGGCATTGGCAAAGGCAGTCTCTTCAGTGTTCGACTACCTATCCACATCGAAACGCATGCCGAAGAACCAACCTTGTCTCGGATCGACCAGACCGCCACGGAAAGCACCAACCGAAAAGTGCTGGTCGTGGACGACAACAAAGCAGGTGCGAAGATGTTGAGTATGATCGTTAAAATGCTCGGCAACGACGTCCGCAAGGCCTACGATGGACAAGAAGGGATTGAAGTCGCCGAAGACTTTCTGCCGGATGTCATCCTGATGGACATTGGTATGCCCAAAATGAACGGCTACGAAGCTGCCCGCTACATACGCCAACAACCGTGGGGCAATAAGATCATGTTGGTTGCCCTAACGGGGTGGGGTCAGGATGAAGACAAACAGAAAACGAAAGCAGCAGGTTTTGACCACCACTTGGTCAAACCCGCCGAGCCAGCTGCCATTCAGGAATTGCTTGAAAACGTCAACTCGAATCCCAAACCATGA
- a CDS encoding endonuclease/exonuclease/phosphatase family protein produces the protein MYFVLFISAILAVTAFAPLLPVDWWWVRIGDFPRVQLLVAYLVWLLVLGVLYKQPYAKPAAGLMVASIAIQLYWIFPYLPVAPNQVEWAESQDQDVRLRIMMSNVLQENEDSAALLRLIDEQSPDLVVLCEVNQRWIDEIVSLREKFKFHVEKPMENTYGLAMYSNLEIVSSEIRAMVKESIPSIDATIQLPSGQPVRLFVIHPNPPRPGEDTTKRDGELVLVGREIGDGESAIVLGDMNDVGWSRTTDLFQEVSGLLDPRKGRGLYPTFNANSWIWRYPLDHLFHSDDFRVVSLQTLPTIGSDHLPLSVVLSYEPSAENTQSGPDLDADDQKDAAATVEALNQPHATDQPEE, from the coding sequence ATGTATTTCGTCCTGTTTATCTCCGCAATATTGGCCGTCACAGCATTCGCTCCGCTTTTGCCAGTCGATTGGTGGTGGGTTCGGATTGGCGACTTCCCGCGCGTTCAGCTACTCGTCGCGTATTTGGTTTGGCTGCTGGTCTTGGGGGTGCTGTACAAACAGCCCTACGCGAAGCCGGCGGCGGGATTGATGGTGGCGAGTATCGCCATTCAGTTGTACTGGATCTTTCCGTATCTGCCCGTTGCTCCGAATCAAGTTGAGTGGGCCGAGTCGCAAGACCAGGATGTGCGGCTGCGGATCATGATGTCAAACGTTCTTCAGGAAAATGAAGACTCAGCCGCACTGCTGCGTTTGATTGACGAGCAGTCCCCGGATCTCGTTGTTCTCTGTGAAGTGAACCAACGTTGGATCGATGAGATTGTGTCGCTGCGCGAAAAATTTAAATTTCATGTCGAAAAACCGATGGAAAACACATACGGTCTCGCCATGTATTCGAACCTCGAAATCGTCTCGTCTGAGATTCGAGCCATGGTTAAGGAATCGATCCCTTCGATCGATGCCACGATCCAACTCCCGTCCGGGCAACCGGTCAGATTGTTTGTGATCCATCCCAATCCCCCGCGGCCGGGGGAGGATACGACTAAGCGAGACGGTGAATTGGTGCTGGTTGGGCGAGAAATTGGTGACGGTGAGAGCGCAATCGTCCTGGGGGACATGAACGACGTTGGTTGGTCACGCACGACCGACCTGTTTCAAGAGGTCAGCGGGTTACTCGATCCGCGTAAAGGACGCGGGCTGTATCCGACGTTCAATGCGAATTCGTGGATTTGGCGTTATCCGTTGGATCACTTGTTCCACTCCGACGATTTTCGCGTTGTCTCGTTACAGACATTGCCAACAATCGGGTCAGATCATCTGCCGTTGTCGGTCGTCTTGAGTTATGAACCCAGTGCTGAAAATACGCAGTCGGGACCTGATCTTGATGCCGATGACCAAAAGGACGCAGCCGCAACAGTCGAGGCGCTGAACCAACCTCATGCGACCGACCAACCAGAAGAGTAA
- a CDS encoding phosphatase PAP2 family protein has translation MYDRFTCGFRRFMFWLGSHELSTLVGFVLLTAGLWLFVELAEEVREGETKQVDRAILLSLRNPSDLSDPWGPQWVEELVRDITALGGIGVLTLITLAVVGYLLLQRNNSAALLVLVAVVGGLVVSYLLKWQFARPRPDLVPHGSHVLTASFPSGHAMMAATTYLTLGALLARVHTGRRLKAYFLLLAALLSISVGISRVYLGVHWPSDVLAGWTLGACWAILCWMVTAYLQRHGNVESTQPESPTPD, from the coding sequence ATGTACGACAGGTTCACGTGCGGATTTCGCCGGTTTATGTTCTGGTTGGGAAGTCACGAGCTTTCGACGTTGGTCGGTTTTGTGCTCTTGACCGCGGGACTTTGGCTGTTCGTCGAGCTTGCCGAAGAGGTTCGTGAAGGGGAAACCAAACAGGTCGACCGTGCCATATTGCTTTCATTGCGTAACCCAAGCGATCTCTCCGATCCCTGGGGACCGCAGTGGGTCGAGGAACTTGTCCGCGACATAACGGCCTTGGGGGGCATTGGCGTGCTCACGTTGATTACTCTGGCCGTCGTCGGATATTTATTGTTGCAGCGGAACAATTCGGCGGCGCTGCTGGTGCTGGTTGCTGTCGTCGGAGGACTTGTTGTGAGCTATTTATTAAAGTGGCAGTTTGCACGTCCACGCCCGGATCTGGTGCCGCATGGTTCCCATGTCCTCACAGCCAGCTTTCCCAGCGGTCATGCCATGATGGCTGCAACGACCTATTTGACACTGGGGGCATTGTTGGCGCGCGTGCATACCGGGCGACGGCTCAAAGCTTATTTTCTACTGCTGGCAGCTCTGCTGTCGATCAGCGTGGGCATTAGCCGCGTTTACCTCGGCGTGCATTGGCCGAGTGATGTGTTAGCGGGTTGGACGTTGGGAGCATGCTGGGCGATCTTGTGTTGGATGGTTACGGCCTATCTACAACGCCACGGCAATGTGGAATCGACCCAACCAGAATCGCCAACGCCAGACTAA
- the pckA gene encoding phosphoenolpyruvate carboxykinase (ATP) has protein sequence MVMDVDLNQYGITVETIHRNLAPAELYEKAITRAGAQINSTGALATLSGEKTGRSPKDKRVVEDAETSEDVWWGDVNIKLQHDSFTKLRAVAVEYLNSRKYLYVLDGYAGWDPEHQLKVRVICCQAYHALFMHNMLIRPTAEQLADFGEPDFVIYNSGATDADPDIEGVTSKTSVALSFKDREFVLLGTQYAGEMKKGVFTVMNYLMPKIGVLSMHCSANEGSEGDVSLFFGLSGTGKTTLSADPDRALIGDDEHCWSDNGVFNIEGGCYAKTIDLSAEKEPAIFSAIRFGAVLENIVMDPHTREVDYHDSSITENTRTSYPIEFIPNAKTPCVGGHPRNIILLTCDAFGVLPPVSKLTPEQAMYHFISGYTAKVAGTEVGVTEPQATFSACFGAAFLVWHPAKYAELLAEKMQRHGSSAWLVNTGWSGGAYGTGARMQLAYTRGIIDAIHSGELSDVPCEADPVFGFQIPTTCPNVPDEILLPWKTWDDPTAFKETAAKLATMFARNFENYAAGASSEILNAGPQI, from the coding sequence ATGGTCATGGACGTCGATCTGAATCAGTACGGTATCACTGTTGAAACCATTCATCGAAACCTGGCCCCCGCTGAATTGTATGAAAAAGCGATCACCCGCGCGGGCGCACAGATCAACTCCACCGGCGCCTTAGCAACACTCTCCGGCGAGAAGACCGGTCGCAGTCCCAAGGACAAACGCGTCGTCGAGGATGCGGAGACGAGTGAAGATGTTTGGTGGGGCGACGTCAACATCAAGCTCCAGCATGACAGCTTTACAAAACTTCGCGCTGTGGCAGTCGAGTATCTGAACTCGCGCAAATACCTCTACGTGCTCGATGGTTACGCCGGCTGGGATCCGGAGCATCAGTTGAAGGTGCGGGTGATCTGTTGCCAGGCGTATCATGCGCTGTTTATGCACAACATGCTGATCCGTCCCACGGCGGAGCAATTGGCCGACTTCGGCGAGCCCGATTTCGTCATCTATAACAGCGGCGCCACCGACGCCGATCCCGACATCGAAGGCGTGACCTCCAAGACGAGTGTCGCTCTCAGTTTCAAGGATCGCGAATTTGTGCTCTTGGGCACGCAGTACGCCGGTGAGATGAAAAAGGGCGTCTTCACGGTCATGAACTATCTGATGCCCAAAATCGGCGTGCTTTCGATGCACTGTAGCGCCAACGAAGGATCCGAGGGCGACGTTTCGCTGTTCTTCGGGCTGTCCGGGACAGGCAAGACCACGCTGTCCGCCGATCCCGACCGAGCCTTGATCGGAGACGACGAACATTGTTGGTCCGACAACGGCGTCTTCAATATCGAAGGGGGCTGTTACGCCAAAACGATCGACCTGTCCGCCGAAAAGGAACCGGCCATCTTTTCCGCGATCCGTTTCGGAGCGGTGTTGGAAAACATCGTCATGGATCCCCACACGCGTGAGGTCGATTACCACGACTCGTCCATTACGGAAAATACACGCACCTCCTACCCCATCGAGTTTATCCCCAACGCCAAGACCCCTTGCGTGGGCGGACATCCTCGCAACATCATCCTGCTCACCTGCGACGCTTTTGGTGTTTTGCCCCCGGTCAGCAAACTCACGCCGGAGCAAGCGATGTACCATTTCATCAGCGGCTACACCGCCAAAGTTGCTGGCACCGAGGTCGGAGTCACCGAGCCGCAAGCCACCTTTTCAGCTTGTTTCGGAGCGGCTTTTTTGGTTTGGCACCCGGCGAAATATGCCGAATTGTTGGCCGAAAAGATGCAACGTCACGGCAGTTCCGCCTGGCTGGTCAATACCGGCTGGTCCGGGGGAGCCTACGGGACCGGGGCGCGGATGCAACTGGCCTATACCCGTGGCATCATCGACGCCATCCACAGCGGCGAGTTGTCCGACGTTCCGTGCGAAGCAGACCCCGTTTTTGGGTTTCAAATCCCCACCACCTGCCCGAATGTGCCGGACGAAATCCTCTTGCCCTGGAAGACCTGGGACGACCCGACCGCTTTCAAGGAGACGGCCGCCAAGTTGGCGACGATGTTCGCCCGCAATTTCGAAAATTACGCCGCTGGAGCCAGTTCAGAGATCCTGAATGCGGGTCCTCAGATCTAA
- a CDS encoding alpha/beta hydrolase-fold protein, producing the protein MANSRRFLRRSAKTLLFFFAWLLFFYLSDRPAPAAASDFSFEVSFDKAIHDKPFTGRVYLFFSKRETPAPRFGPNWFRPEPFLSTQVKDWQPGTPLRIAPGDLEELRTFPKSFAEVSLDGLYAQAVVRFNPHEREVGQGAGNGFSNVVRVDAKAPAKTLHLRVDQLAEPPKFKESKWSKEVVMRSPLLSDFYGRDVEMKAAVILPASYYDEPQRRYPVIYQIPGFGGTHFHGRRSKPVAEKNEEGVEFMRVMLDPNCPRGHHVFADSANNGPVGQALTDELIPHIDDEFRTIDQPAARFLTGHSSGGWSSLWLQVAYPDFFGGTWSTAPDPVDFRDFQQIDLYRAGENMYVDQDGQKRPLARLNNQPVLWYQDFADMEWALDYGGQLHSFEAVFSPRDKAGKPLSVWDRETGAVDTEVAKTWEKYDIRLILEQNWQTLGPKLAGKIHVFMGDEDTFYLDGATVLLKEALSKLGSDAVVEIYPGKNHSSLMTPELMARIRGEMVAAFLREYPLGGP; encoded by the coding sequence ATGGCGAATTCACGTCGTTTCCTTAGACGGTCGGCTAAGACGCTGCTGTTCTTTTTTGCCTGGTTGCTTTTCTTTTATCTCTCAGATCGGCCCGCCCCGGCGGCGGCCTCGGATTTTTCGTTTGAAGTCAGTTTCGATAAGGCCATCCACGACAAACCTTTTACGGGCCGCGTCTACCTGTTTTTCAGCAAACGCGAAACCCCGGCCCCTCGTTTTGGTCCCAACTGGTTTCGCCCAGAGCCATTTCTTTCAACGCAAGTCAAAGATTGGCAACCCGGCACACCGCTCAGGATTGCCCCCGGCGACCTGGAAGAATTGCGGACATTCCCCAAATCATTTGCCGAAGTCTCGCTGGATGGCCTGTATGCCCAAGCGGTCGTGCGGTTCAATCCCCATGAGCGCGAAGTCGGCCAAGGCGCTGGGAATGGATTCAGCAACGTGGTGCGAGTCGATGCCAAGGCACCGGCCAAAACATTGCATCTGCGCGTCGATCAATTGGCCGAGCCCCCGAAATTTAAGGAATCAAAGTGGTCCAAAGAAGTCGTCATGCGCAGTCCGTTGCTCAGCGATTTTTACGGACGCGATGTCGAAATGAAGGCTGCCGTGATTCTGCCGGCCAGTTACTACGACGAGCCGCAGCGGCGCTACCCGGTGATCTATCAAATCCCCGGATTCGGTGGCACACACTTTCACGGTCGACGAAGCAAACCGGTCGCGGAGAAGAACGAGGAAGGGGTGGAGTTCATGCGCGTGATGCTCGATCCCAACTGCCCACGCGGACACCACGTCTTCGCCGACTCGGCCAACAACGGGCCGGTTGGGCAGGCGCTGACTGATGAATTGATTCCCCACATTGATGACGAATTCCGCACCATTGATCAACCGGCCGCGCGGTTCCTCACCGGGCATTCCTCAGGAGGTTGGTCGAGCCTGTGGTTGCAGGTGGCCTATCCCGACTTTTTCGGCGGCACCTGGAGCACTGCTCCGGACCCGGTCGATTTCCGAGACTTTCAGCAAATCGACTTGTACCGCGCCGGCGAAAATATGTACGTCGATCAGGACGGTCAAAAACGTCCGCTGGCCCGCCTCAATAATCAGCCGGTGTTGTGGTATCAGGATTTCGCCGACATGGAATGGGCGCTGGATTACGGCGGACAACTGCACAGTTTCGAAGCTGTCTTCAGTCCCCGCGACAAAGCAGGGAAGCCACTATCCGTCTGGGATCGCGAAACAGGTGCGGTCGATACCGAGGTGGCCAAAACGTGGGAGAAGTACGACATCCGGTTAATTCTTGAGCAGAATTGGCAAACGCTCGGCCCCAAACTGGCGGGAAAAATTCACGTCTTCATGGGAGACGAGGATACGTTCTACCTCGACGGGGCGACTGTGCTCCTCAAAGAAGCACTGAGCAAACTTGGCAGCGATGCCGTTGTCGAAATCTATCCCGGCAAAAATCACAGCAGCTTGATGACGCCTGAGTTGATGGCCCGTATTCGCGGCGAAATGGTCGCCGCCTTCTTGCGAGAATATCCCCTCGGGGGACCGTAA